A genomic stretch from Pararhizobium sp. IMCC21322 includes:
- the otnC gene encoding 3-oxo-tetronate 4-phosphate decarboxylase, whose product MSSETKQRDEMVLLARSLFERGLTPGSSGNLSCRLEDGGFLMTPTNSSFGFLEPETLSKLDDDGHHVAGDKPTKEDFLHLAMYHGRPETKAVTHLHSTYCVCLSCMKDTDDTNMLPPATPYVHMRVGPIAAAPYKRPGDRSLGPEIQKLAKNHSGIIIRNHGPVVAAKSIRDSVFAMEELEEAARIFLLTRGIDLNLLTDSDLAELDAMKLGR is encoded by the coding sequence ATGAGCAGTGAAACAAAACAACGGGACGAAATGGTGCTGCTGGCACGGTCCCTTTTTGAGCGCGGCTTAACCCCCGGTTCGAGCGGAAACCTGTCCTGTCGTCTGGAAGATGGCGGGTTTCTGATGACGCCAACAAACTCCAGCTTTGGGTTTCTTGAGCCAGAGACTTTGTCGAAGCTGGATGATGATGGACATCATGTGGCAGGCGACAAACCCACCAAGGAAGATTTTCTGCATCTGGCCATGTATCACGGGCGGCCCGAGACCAAAGCCGTCACCCACCTTCATTCCACTTACTGCGTCTGTTTGTCCTGCATGAAGGATACCGACGATACCAACATGCTGCCGCCAGCAACCCCTTATGTTCATATGCGCGTTGGTCCGATCGCTGCCGCTCCTTACAAAAGGCCGGGAGACCGATCCCTCGGACCGGAAATTCAGAAGCTTGCCAAAAATCATTCCGGAATTATCATCCGCAACCACGGACCTGTTGTGGCTGCCAAATCCATACGAGACAGCGTTTTCGCCATGGAGGAGTTGGAAGAAGCAGCCCGCATTTTTCTGCTGACACGTGGCATCGATCTCAATTTGCTGACAGATAGTGATCTGGCAGAACTGGATGCCATGAAACTCGGTCGGTAG
- a CDS encoding Lrp/AsnC ligand binding domain-containing protein yields MDETEFYANDLDSFDEKILRVLARNGRITVTQLAETIGLSKSPCQVRLKRLESEGYILGYRAVLNAQKLDRAHIAFVEVKLKDTREPALQAFNLAAHRVGEIEECHMIAGSFDYLLKVRTKHISEYRRVLGETISSLPHVAHTSTHVAMEAVKDRGV; encoded by the coding sequence GTGGATGAAACAGAATTTTACGCAAACGATCTTGATAGTTTTGATGAAAAGATTCTCCGGGTTCTGGCCCGCAATGGCCGGATAACTGTTACCCAATTAGCAGAGACAATCGGCCTGTCAAAATCTCCCTGTCAGGTGCGGCTAAAGCGTTTGGAATCAGAAGGTTATATTCTTGGCTATCGTGCTGTCCTGAATGCGCAGAAACTGGATCGTGCCCACATCGCCTTTGTTGAGGTCAAGTTGAAGGACACACGCGAGCCCGCGTTGCAGGCGTTCAATCTGGCTGCCCACAGGGTGGGTGAAATTGAAGAGTGCCATATGATTGCGGGCAGCTTTGACTATCTTCTGAAAGTCAGAACCAAACATATCTCCGAATATCGCCGCGTTCTGGGCGAAACCATCTCCAGTCTACCGCATGTGGCGCATACCAGCACGCATGTGGCTATGGAAGCGGTTAAAGACCGTGGGGTGTGA
- the putA gene encoding bifunctional proline dehydrogenase/L-glutamate gamma-semialdehyde dehydrogenase PutA, with the protein MNTLNEVSADLSQLREKIRDHVLSDEAAALRQLIELAEQTPDMAASVKEEASKLVKDVRKVRNPGLMESFLSEYGLSTKEGVALMCLAEALLRVPDSDTIDALIEDKISPSNWGAHLGQSNSSLVNASTWALMLTGTVLREDAGIAGTLRSLLKRVGEPVIRTAVAQAMRELGQQFVLGRNIDEAMLRAAKQEERGFTYSYDMLGEAARTQADARRYHLSYSDAISTISSRCESDDIRENPGISVKLSALHPRYEATQKDRIVPELVNRTLALASLAKSANMGFNIDAEEQDRLDLSLDVIESILSNPALADWDGFGVVVQAYGPRAAFVIDWLHALAVKLDRRIMVRLVKGAYWDTEIKRAQVLGLDGFPVFTRKASTDVSYIACARKLLRCADRIYPQFATHNAHTIAAVQAMAADEGNPAFEFQRLHGMGEVLHNAVMAGHQSRCRIYAPVGAHEDLLAYLVRRLLENGANSSFVNQIVDKQVPVETIVADPFVAVSNYLKDAPNPKIAHPSKMFGDVRGNAKGWDITDCRDQAFVTQAMATALPKENTNPMLAVVEKHQTPTVASRFNPARPNQIIGHAADTALGSVNDAIAAAVEGAVIWSATPASERANCLRNAAELYEADAERFFALACQEAGKTAADAIAELREAVDFLRYYAAEMERMVMNGPVEGRGVFVCISPWNFPLAIFSGQISAALAAGNTVLAKPAEQTPLIAAHAVSLLHKAGIPKAALQLLPGAGAEIGQALVSDPRISGVCFTGSTPTAMRINREMAKHAAPDAPLIAETGGINAMIVDSSALPEQAVRDIIASAFQSAGQRCSALRVLYVQEDIAPKLLKMLQGAMDALVIGDPADLQTDIGPVIDQPAKAKIDNHIRKAAQEGRLLKQLEAPQEGTFVGPALISISGIEDLDEEIFGPVLHVATFRTSQLATVIKAINSKGFGLTFGLHTRIDDRVQTIIDSIKCGNIYINRNQIGAVVASQPFGGEGLSGTGPKAGGPHYLKRFTKSPNIEVQWPKNALPISHATVQAALDTYQPSSNQLGPKLMEVNDMPGPTGESNRLSVFSKGVILCLGPTADAAMAQIYKAASLGCATLAIAPGLSRERTLNGMLAPEALKTLSGFDGVACWGDTEFQRTVRLALADRDGPILPLISSDDFSPCLLERHVCIDTTAAGGNTSLLATA; encoded by the coding sequence ATGAACACGCTGAATGAAGTTTCTGCCGATCTTTCTCAATTAAGAGAAAAAATTCGCGACCATGTGTTGTCAGACGAGGCGGCCGCTCTGCGTCAATTGATTGAGCTTGCAGAACAAACGCCCGATATGGCGGCCTCGGTCAAAGAGGAAGCTTCAAAGCTGGTGAAGGACGTTCGCAAGGTCCGGAACCCTGGCTTGATGGAATCTTTTCTGTCCGAGTACGGCCTGTCGACAAAGGAAGGCGTTGCACTTATGTGCCTGGCCGAAGCCTTGTTGCGTGTGCCCGACAGCGACACGATTGATGCGCTGATTGAAGATAAAATCTCGCCATCCAATTGGGGTGCACATCTGGGTCAGTCCAACTCCTCTTTGGTAAACGCATCCACTTGGGCGTTGATGCTGACCGGCACTGTTCTGCGCGAGGACGCAGGAATTGCCGGAACTTTGCGCTCGTTGCTCAAGCGGGTCGGCGAGCCGGTGATCCGCACTGCGGTGGCACAGGCGATGCGTGAATTGGGTCAGCAATTCGTTCTGGGTCGTAACATTGACGAAGCTATGCTACGCGCCGCCAAACAGGAAGAGCGCGGCTTCACCTACTCGTATGACATGCTGGGGGAGGCGGCCCGCACTCAGGCGGATGCCAGGCGCTATCATCTGTCATATTCAGATGCGATCAGCACCATCTCCAGTCGCTGCGAAAGCGATGACATTCGTGAAAATCCGGGCATTTCCGTAAAGCTGTCCGCTCTGCATCCAAGATATGAGGCAACTCAGAAAGATCGGATTGTGCCAGAACTGGTCAATCGAACCCTGGCTCTGGCGAGTCTCGCAAAATCAGCCAATATGGGTTTCAATATCGATGCAGAAGAGCAGGACCGGCTTGATCTGTCTCTGGATGTGATTGAAAGTATTCTGTCGAACCCCGCGCTGGCGGACTGGGATGGATTTGGCGTTGTGGTTCAGGCCTATGGACCACGGGCTGCCTTTGTCATCGACTGGTTGCACGCATTGGCCGTTAAATTGGACCGACGCATCATGGTTCGCCTCGTCAAGGGGGCCTATTGGGACACTGAAATCAAACGGGCGCAGGTTCTCGGGCTGGATGGGTTTCCTGTTTTCACGCGCAAAGCCTCCACCGATGTCAGTTACATTGCCTGTGCGCGAAAGCTGCTGCGCTGCGCGGACCGCATCTACCCGCAATTTGCCACCCACAATGCGCACACCATTGCCGCTGTGCAGGCTATGGCCGCTGATGAAGGCAATCCGGCGTTTGAGTTCCAGCGGCTGCACGGCATGGGGGAGGTTTTGCATAATGCGGTAATGGCAGGCCATCAGTCGCGCTGTCGCATCTATGCACCTGTTGGTGCGCATGAGGATTTGCTGGCCTATCTGGTTCGGCGGCTTCTGGAGAACGGGGCGAACAGCTCCTTCGTTAATCAGATTGTGGACAAGCAAGTGCCGGTGGAAACCATTGTTGCAGATCCCTTTGTGGCGGTGTCCAACTATCTGAAGGATGCGCCAAACCCGAAAATTGCCCATCCGAGCAAAATGTTTGGTGATGTGCGCGGAAATGCCAAAGGCTGGGACATTACTGATTGCCGCGATCAGGCATTCGTGACGCAGGCCATGGCGACCGCCTTGCCGAAAGAGAATACAAATCCGATGCTGGCCGTGGTTGAGAAACACCAAACGCCGACCGTTGCTTCAAGATTCAATCCTGCAAGACCAAACCAAATCATCGGCCACGCAGCTGATACAGCATTGGGTTCGGTGAATGATGCAATAGCGGCGGCAGTGGAGGGCGCTGTCATTTGGTCGGCAACACCGGCTTCAGAACGGGCGAATTGCTTGCGCAATGCCGCTGAACTTTATGAGGCCGATGCAGAGCGGTTCTTTGCGCTGGCGTGTCAGGAGGCAGGCAAGACTGCAGCTGATGCAATTGCAGAGCTGCGCGAAGCCGTTGATTTTCTGAGGTATTATGCCGCTGAAATGGAGCGGATGGTTATGAACGGCCCGGTTGAGGGCAGGGGTGTGTTTGTCTGCATCTCCCCATGGAACTTTCCATTGGCCATTTTCAGCGGCCAGATTTCAGCCGCGTTGGCCGCTGGCAATACCGTGCTCGCCAAGCCTGCAGAACAAACCCCTTTGATTGCAGCTCATGCGGTTTCCCTGTTGCACAAGGCAGGTATTCCAAAAGCTGCCCTTCAATTGCTTCCCGGGGCAGGCGCAGAAATTGGTCAGGCGCTGGTGTCTGATCCGCGTATCAGTGGCGTATGCTTCACCGGATCCACTCCGACAGCCATGCGCATCAACCGCGAGATGGCCAAACATGCCGCGCCCGATGCACCACTCATTGCCGAGACGGGGGGCATCAACGCCATGATTGTGGATAGTTCCGCCCTGCCGGAACAGGCCGTGCGAGACATTATTGCCTCAGCTTTTCAAAGTGCAGGTCAGCGCTGCTCTGCCTTGCGTGTCTTGTATGTGCAGGAGGACATCGCGCCAAAACTGTTGAAAATGCTGCAAGGTGCCATGGATGCGCTGGTGATCGGTGATCCGGCAGATTTGCAAACCGATATTGGTCCCGTAATTGATCAGCCTGCGAAAGCGAAGATAGACAATCACATTCGCAAAGCCGCGCAGGAAGGCCGCCTCCTGAAACAACTGGAAGCGCCACAAGAAGGCACATTTGTCGGGCCGGCACTGATTTCCATCAGCGGAATTGAGGATTTGGACGAAGAGATTTTCGGCCCTGTTTTGCACGTGGCCACTTTCAGGACCAGTCAATTGGCAACTGTCATAAAAGCCATAAACAGCAAGGGCTTTGGCCTGACCTTCGGATTGCACACCCGAATTGATGACCGCGTTCAGACCATTATCGACAGCATTAAATGTGGAAACATCTATATCAACCGCAATCAGATTGGCGCTGTGGTCGCATCCCAGCCTTTCGGCGGCGAGGGCCTGTCGGGCACGGGGCCAAAAGCCGGGGGGCCGCACTATCTGAAACGATTTACAAAGTCGCCAAATATCGAAGTTCAGTGGCCCAAAAATGCACTGCCGATTTCGCATGCCACTGTGCAGGCGGCTCTGGATACATATCAGCCATCCTCAAATCAGCTTGGCCCAAAACTGATGGAAGTCAATGACATGCCCGGCCCAACCGGCGAGTCCAACCGATTAAGCGTATTTTCCAAAGGTGTCATCCTGTGCCTCGGCCCAACTGCGGACGCAGCCATGGCTCAAATATACAAAGCTGCCAGTCTTGGCTGTGCAACGCTTGCCATAGCGCCTGGTCTGTCACGGGAGAGGACGCTGAATGGCATGTTAGCACCGGAGGCTTTGAAAACCCTGTCAGGCTTTGACGGTGTCGCATGCTGGGGAGATACAGAATTCCAACGCACTGTGCGCTTGGCACTGGCCGACCGTGACGGACCGATACTGCCTTTGATCAGCAGCGATGATTTCTCGCCCTGCCTTCTGGAGCGGCATGTTTGCATCGATACGACAGCTGCCGGCGGCAACACATCATTGCTCGCCACAGCCTGA
- a CDS encoding porin — MKKSILLGSAAALVAVTGAQAADLPIVEPVDYVRVCDAFGAGFHYIPGTETCLKFSGRVRTEIGIRDDDDDDTVDTSFLNSNFELVVNASSMTEVGMLVGQFAISGSNEGDVALGDAWITIGENILVGRETSRYDFGGGYGIYDGLYVDEGINQFTFIMPFGNGLSMTLGLEDGRDRRANIAQYNGASSAITVTSSFSVVVPATVSTNYTIASGANLGQDATYAGMEIPEIVASLRISQGWGSAQISGALHQIRSITTYAASAPYTTLSTGGAGIAIGALDEDYGWAVQAGVELNVGSMTKVKVVGAYADGAMHYIGGSDYYEAAVDATTGNITDTMSGWYALASLNHAFSSALNVSVLGAYHDFDDQAKLWQVSANIEYEVVENLIVSLAGQYTDTEVEANTMLGVDDDSDTDSWEAKLRIQRNF, encoded by the coding sequence ATGAAAAAGAGCATTTTGCTCGGCTCTGCCGCCGCTCTCGTCGCCGTAACAGGCGCACAGGCTGCCGATTTGCCAATCGTAGAACCAGTTGATTACGTTCGTGTATGCGATGCATTCGGCGCTGGTTTCCATTACATCCCAGGCACAGAAACATGCCTGAAATTCTCTGGCCGTGTACGGACAGAAATCGGTATTCGTGATGACGATGACGATGACACAGTTGACACATCCTTCCTGAATTCAAATTTCGAGCTGGTCGTCAACGCGTCTTCCATGACTGAAGTCGGCATGCTGGTTGGTCAGTTCGCTATCTCCGGTTCTAACGAAGGCGATGTTGCTCTTGGCGATGCCTGGATCACAATCGGTGAGAACATCCTGGTCGGTCGCGAAACATCCCGTTACGATTTCGGTGGTGGTTACGGCATTTATGACGGTCTCTATGTTGATGAAGGCATCAACCAGTTCACCTTCATCATGCCTTTCGGCAATGGCCTGTCCATGACACTGGGTCTCGAAGACGGTCGTGATCGTCGTGCGAATATCGCTCAGTACAATGGCGCGTCATCTGCTATTACCGTGACATCCAGCTTCTCGGTTGTTGTTCCAGCTACAGTTAGCACCAATTACACGATCGCTTCTGGTGCAAATCTTGGCCAGGATGCAACTTATGCTGGAATGGAAATTCCTGAGATTGTAGCCAGCCTTCGCATTTCACAGGGCTGGGGTTCCGCTCAGATCTCTGGTGCTTTGCATCAGATTCGCTCAATCACCACATATGCGGCATCCGCACCTTACACTACCCTGTCAACTGGTGGTGCAGGCATCGCTATTGGTGCTCTTGACGAAGATTACGGTTGGGCTGTTCAGGCTGGCGTTGAGTTGAACGTCGGTTCCATGACCAAAGTTAAAGTTGTCGGTGCTTATGCTGATGGTGCAATGCACTACATCGGTGGATCCGATTACTATGAAGCTGCTGTCGACGCGACAACTGGCAACATCACTGACACCATGAGTGGTTGGTACGCGTTGGCCAGCTTGAACCATGCGTTCTCCAGCGCTCTGAATGTTTCTGTCCTTGGTGCTTACCATGACTTCGACGACCAGGCTAAACTCTGGCAGGTCAGTGCCAACATCGAATATGAAGTTGTTGAAAACCTCATCGTAAGCTTGGCTGGTCAGTACACAGACACAGAAGTCGAAGCAAATACAATGCTCGGTGTCGACGATGATTCAGATACAGACAGCTGGGAAGCTAAACTGCGTATTCAGCGCAACTTCTAA
- a CDS encoding tetratricopeptide repeat-containing sulfotransferase family protein → MNRAEKRRLAKQAQATQAAPSATMPVRRNKRNGVYRTKGDPQQLMAMLEAAHKIYAVGQPEQAKLAYHAILQLDSSFPDANNSLGIIDVEAGKHDLAERWFEKAAKAEPTRPTFHNNRGLALLELKRNKEAVDCFKASLDADPEFVPAMVNLGKGYNAMGEYKEAIPVLKKAVSITPDFLDAYTELASAYGEMGQIDEAISSLDEALKVRPTAGRLLNQKAGLLTIFGRLEEAEAIHRKILDHEPDNINSYNAIARTKKFETYDDDMKNMERLYKTIPDVDYSKVLQGEVEKEGHEDPKMNLAMALAKAFEAIKEYEKSFFYYKEGNRLRRKKYFYNQADDFREFDLHRQLFTPALLAEFKGAGHQDKTPIFIVGMPRSGTTLLEQVFHSHRDVFGAGELAFMPQLVREEFKNMRIFENKLKAGKVTNETFRGIGAAYLEKVREIETDSPFITDKMPHNFLRVGFIKLALPNAKIIHSNRNPIDNAFAIFKQIFGNDGHPYAYDLVELGQYHNKFRELMAHWDSIFPGQILENRYEDMVADLEKQTRTVLDFCGLDWDPNCLNFHEADRAIRTASVTQVRQPIYKSSVEKWRKYEAQLQPLIRVLEKGLPF, encoded by the coding sequence ATGAATCGCGCTGAAAAACGACGCCTTGCGAAACAGGCACAGGCTACACAGGCAGCTCCTTCCGCTACCATGCCAGTACGCAGGAACAAGCGAAACGGTGTCTACCGAACCAAAGGTGATCCACAGCAATTAATGGCGATGCTGGAGGCAGCACATAAGATTTATGCAGTTGGACAACCGGAACAGGCCAAGTTGGCATATCATGCCATTTTGCAACTCGACAGTTCCTTTCCAGATGCCAATAACTCACTTGGGATCATCGATGTTGAAGCCGGAAAGCATGATCTGGCAGAACGTTGGTTTGAAAAAGCTGCGAAAGCAGAACCTACTCGGCCGACATTTCACAACAATCGTGGTCTGGCGCTGTTGGAATTGAAGCGCAACAAGGAAGCGGTTGATTGTTTCAAAGCCTCGCTGGATGCCGATCCTGAGTTTGTGCCGGCTATGGTAAATCTCGGCAAGGGTTACAATGCAATGGGTGAATATAAAGAAGCGATCCCAGTCCTGAAAAAAGCTGTATCTATAACACCTGACTTTCTCGACGCCTACACCGAATTAGCCAGCGCGTATGGTGAAATGGGCCAAATTGATGAAGCAATTTCGTCACTTGATGAGGCGCTCAAGGTGCGCCCAACTGCCGGGCGTCTACTGAACCAAAAGGCCGGCCTTCTGACAATTTTCGGGAGACTTGAGGAAGCAGAAGCAATTCATCGCAAAATTCTTGATCACGAGCCAGACAACATAAACTCTTACAATGCGATTGCGCGGACCAAGAAATTTGAAACCTACGACGACGACATGAAGAATATGGAACGTCTTTACAAGACGATACCAGATGTCGACTATTCGAAGGTTCTGCAGGGCGAGGTGGAAAAAGAGGGACATGAAGACCCAAAAATGAATTTGGCCATGGCGCTGGCCAAAGCATTTGAGGCGATCAAGGAATATGAAAAATCCTTCTTTTACTACAAAGAAGGCAACCGGCTTAGACGCAAGAAATATTTCTACAATCAGGCTGATGATTTTCGTGAATTTGATCTGCACAGGCAACTCTTCACACCTGCGTTGCTGGCTGAATTCAAGGGTGCTGGGCATCAGGACAAAACTCCGATTTTCATTGTTGGCATGCCGCGCTCCGGCACAACCTTGCTGGAACAGGTTTTTCATTCGCATCGGGATGTGTTTGGTGCAGGTGAATTAGCATTCATGCCGCAACTGGTGCGCGAAGAATTCAAGAATATGCGCATATTTGAGAACAAGCTGAAAGCTGGCAAGGTCACCAATGAGACCTTCCGGGGTATCGGTGCCGCCTATCTTGAAAAAGTGCGTGAGATCGAAACGGACAGCCCGTTTATCACCGATAAAATGCCGCATAATTTTTTGCGGGTTGGCTTTATCAAGCTGGCATTGCCAAATGCGAAAATCATTCACAGCAATCGCAACCCGATTGACAATGCGTTTGCGATTTTCAAGCAGATTTTCGGCAATGATGGTCACCCTTATGCCTATGACCTGGTGGAACTTGGGCAGTATCACAATAAGTTTCGCGAACTGATGGCCCATTGGGATAGCATTTTTCCGGGCCAGATTCTGGAGAACCGCTATGAGGACATGGTGGCTGATCTGGAGAAACAGACCCGGACGGTTTTGGATTTCTGTGGACTGGACTGGGATCCGAACTGCCTGAATTTCCACGAGGCTGACCGTGCAATTCGAACCGCCAGCGTGACCCAGGTCAGGCAACCGATCTATAAGAGTTCAGTGGAAAAGTGGCGCAAATATGAGGCGCAGTTGCAGCCTTTGATCCGGGTTCTGGAAAAAGGGTTACCGTTTTAG
- the otnK gene encoding 3-oxo-tetronate kinase, which yields MSQKKVILGAVADDFTGATDLAALMARAGLSVSLRIGIPEPGTVSDADCEVVALKIRTEPVDEAVAEALKALVWLQEIGAGTFFWKYCSTFDSTAKGNIGPVAEAIMRQLGCNQTVYCPSFPENGRTVFQGHMFVGEELLSDSPMRAHPLTPMTDSNLLRLLNPQVTKPVGLVNRKTISGGVKAVQSRLAELDAEGISHIVLDAINDEDLSILGPAIAPMKFITGGSAIALPLVRALSGIGNDDRAALETPNTTNAPLVLSGSCSAMTQKQVARFASGHPSLKLEPLELALGGCALEKAKNWLESQPVNAPKLIYATADPDAVKQAQSTLGRDRAGQVVEDALAELAQFALQIGHRRFVVAGGESSGAVTKALAVEQLKIGQEIAPGVPWTYTRSGAFDIALALKSGNFGDENFFQHALECLQ from the coding sequence ATGAGCCAAAAGAAAGTGATACTGGGCGCTGTCGCCGACGATTTTACAGGTGCAACGGATCTTGCAGCTCTGATGGCGCGCGCCGGCCTGTCGGTATCGCTACGCATTGGTATTCCAGAACCGGGAACAGTTTCTGATGCGGATTGTGAGGTTGTGGCCCTTAAAATCAGAACTGAACCGGTTGATGAGGCTGTTGCCGAGGCGTTGAAGGCTTTGGTCTGGCTTCAGGAGATAGGCGCAGGGACATTCTTCTGGAAATACTGCTCGACGTTCGATTCCACGGCAAAAGGCAATATCGGTCCGGTCGCGGAGGCTATCATGCGGCAATTGGGCTGTAATCAGACCGTGTATTGTCCGTCGTTCCCGGAAAACGGGCGCACGGTGTTTCAGGGGCATATGTTTGTTGGCGAAGAATTGTTGAGCGACAGTCCCATGCGCGCTCACCCCCTGACCCCAATGACAGATTCCAATCTGCTGCGTCTGTTGAATCCGCAAGTAACCAAGCCTGTTGGTCTGGTGAACCGCAAAACGATATCTGGCGGCGTTAAAGCAGTTCAGTCCAGACTGGCGGAGCTTGATGCTGAAGGCATCTCACATATTGTTCTGGATGCGATCAATGATGAGGACCTTTCAATTCTGGGACCAGCCATAGCGCCCATGAAGTTCATCACAGGCGGAAGTGCGATTGCGCTGCCGCTGGTTCGGGCACTTTCAGGCATTGGCAATGATGACCGCGCTGCTCTGGAAACCCCAAACACGACAAACGCACCATTGGTCCTAAGCGGCAGTTGCTCTGCAATGACACAGAAACAAGTGGCGCGATTTGCCAGCGGCCATCCTTCTCTCAAATTGGAGCCGCTGGAACTGGCGCTCGGAGGTTGCGCGTTGGAGAAGGCAAAAAACTGGTTGGAGTCTCAACCGGTCAACGCACCAAAACTGATATATGCGACGGCTGATCCGGATGCGGTGAAACAGGCTCAATCTACTTTGGGCCGGGACCGGGCCGGGCAGGTGGTAGAAGATGCGCTGGCAGAACTCGCCCAATTTGCCTTGCAGATCGGCCATCGTCGTTTTGTGGTGGCGGGAGGCGAAAGCTCTGGTGCAGTCACAAAAGCCCTGGCCGTTGAGCAATTGAAAATAGGTCAGGAAATAGCGCCGGGCGTGCCCTGGACCTATACCAGAAGCGGCGCTTTCGATATTGCACTTGCCTTGAAATCGGGAAACTTTGGTGACGAAAATTTCTTTCAACACGCACTGGAATGTCTGCAATGA
- a CDS encoding UDP-glucose/GDP-mannose dehydrogenase family protein yields the protein MQVTIIGTGYVGLVSGICFSEFGFEVTCVDLDADKIDALNSGVLPIYEPGLDRLMEQNRQRLTFTTDFDSAVAQADVVFVAVGTPSRRGDGEADLQYVHAAAKQIARSIKPETVIVLKSTVVVGTNAEVQRIIEAERPGVPFSLASNPEFLREGSAIEDFMRPDRVVVGVRDKRAESVLQQIYRPLYLRDAPIVVTTPENAELIKYAANAFLAMKITFINEVADLCEQTGGNVQEVAKAIGLDNRIGGKFLHAGPGFGGSCFPKDTRAFAATGRKYGAAQNLIESVVSVNEARKKAMAQKILAELGDTPRGKTVGILGLAFKPNTDDMREAPSLAVIPVLEAAGVDVKAHDPQAMGEAKSFLPNTQFCDSAEDAITDVDVAVIMTEWNVYRALDMQTVKKLMRGDVVIDLRNIYPVDAVEDAGLTYVSVGRSRTK from the coding sequence ATGCAAGTCACTATCATCGGCACCGGCTATGTTGGCCTTGTGTCAGGCATCTGTTTTTCCGAATTTGGTTTCGAAGTTACCTGCGTTGATCTGGATGCCGACAAGATTGACGCATTGAATAGTGGCGTTTTGCCGATTTATGAGCCGGGCCTTGATCGCCTCATGGAACAGAATCGGCAGCGTCTGACGTTTACGACCGATTTTGACTCAGCTGTTGCACAGGCTGATGTGGTGTTTGTTGCTGTTGGTACACCATCGCGGCGGGGGGATGGTGAGGCGGATCTGCAATATGTTCATGCAGCAGCCAAACAGATTGCTCGTTCCATCAAACCGGAGACTGTGATTGTCCTGAAATCAACGGTGGTGGTCGGCACAAATGCGGAGGTGCAGAGGATCATTGAAGCTGAGCGGCCCGGCGTGCCATTTTCCCTCGCCTCCAATCCCGAGTTTTTAAGAGAGGGGTCGGCGATTGAGGATTTCATGCGCCCGGATCGTGTCGTCGTTGGCGTAAGAGACAAACGCGCTGAAAGTGTATTGCAGCAAATATATCGCCCGCTCTATTTAAGAGACGCTCCGATTGTGGTGACAACGCCTGAAAATGCGGAACTGATCAAATATGCAGCCAACGCATTTCTTGCGATGAAAATCACCTTCATTAATGAAGTCGCGGATCTGTGTGAGCAAACCGGTGGCAATGTTCAGGAAGTTGCCAAGGCAATCGGGCTGGATAACAGAATTGGCGGCAAATTCCTGCATGCGGGGCCAGGCTTCGGGGGATCGTGCTTCCCCAAGGACACAAGAGCCTTTGCTGCTACGGGGCGCAAATATGGGGCAGCGCAGAATCTGATTGAATCCGTGGTAAGCGTTAATGAGGCGCGCAAAAAAGCAATGGCTCAGAAAATTCTGGCCGAACTTGGTGACACACCGAGAGGAAAAACTGTTGGTATTCTTGGGCTGGCGTTCAAGCCTAATACAGATGACATGCGCGAAGCGCCCAGTCTTGCGGTTATTCCCGTTCTGGAAGCGGCAGGCGTGGATGTAAAAGCCCACGATCCGCAAGCTATGGGGGAAGCAAAGTCCTTTTTGCCAAATACGCAATTTTGCGACAGTGCAGAAGATGCCATCACCGATGTAGACGTGGCAGTGATCATGACAGAGTGGAACGTCTATCGTGCACTTGATATGCAAACTGTGAAAAAGCTGATGCGCGGCGACGTTGTGATTGATCTGCGAAACATCTATCCGGTCGATGCCGTTGAAGATGCCGGTTTGACTTATGTTTCTGTTGGACGGTCCCGCACAAAATGA